In Rhodamnia argentea isolate NSW1041297 chromosome 11, ASM2092103v1, whole genome shotgun sequence, one genomic interval encodes:
- the LOC115732763 gene encoding protein NTM1-like 9, which translates to MEETLSEVMRSLPPGFRFHATDEELLIFYLKPKILGRPDEPYYDIIPEIDVCEIEPWQLPAMFDPMFNRKELFFYCRVKRKYSNSRRSDRTTGTGYWKVTGKERAIMSEDTNEQIGIKKTLVFYKGRVPKGKRTNWVMHEYHLNSKCLGDNHGEGEMLPYVACRIKNKKDKQVMMGHAPTISPEGYSSSPYTCTSDVSDTPGNQEGDLPSLCNTPNNEVADVQPEMVVTVRKSMESLTLDDYVSDHNIAPTYQAQAVHAQPEMSLEELMDLLPPLETENDHVSDYINTPVYQPQPGEAEGLSPYFDYGYMPSPCSNFGLGWGIV; encoded by the exons ATGGAGGAGACGCTCTCGGAAGTGATGCGCTCACTCCCTCCAGGGTTCAGATTCCATGCCACGGATGAGGAGCTTCTGATTTTTTACTTGAAGCCCAAGATTCTTGGACGACCCGACGAACCCTACTACGACATAATCCCAGAGATCGATGTGTGCGAAATCGAACCATGGCAGCTGCCCGCCATGTTCGATCCCATGTTCAACAGGAAGGAGCTGTTTTTCTATTGCCGCGTGAAGCGCAAGTATTCGAACAGCAGGCGCTCCGACCGCACGACTGGCACCGGTTACTGGAAAGTGACTGGCAAGGAACGCGCCATCATGAGCGAGGACACCAACGAGCAGATAGGAATCAAGAAGACGCTGGTGTTCTACAAAGGCCGCGTGCCTAAAGGCAAAAGGACCAATTGGGTCATGCACGAATATCACCTAAATTCCAAGTGTTTGGGCGATAATCACGGTGAAGGCGAG ATGCTGCCTTATGTGGCGTGTCGGATCAAGAACAAGAAAGACAAGCAAGTGATGATGGGTCACGCTCCAACAATCAGCCCTGAAGGCTATTCAAGCAGCCCATACACATGCACTAGCGATGTATCAGACACCCCTGGGAATCAAGAAGGGGACTTACCGAGCCTTTGCAACACCCCCAACAATGAAGTTGCTGATGTTCAACCCGAG ATGGTAGTGACTGTGAGAAAGTCAATGGAGTCGCTCACACTGGATGACTATGTATCAGACCATAACATCGCTCCAACCTATCAGGCACAGGCTGTTCATGCTCAACCAGAG ATGTCGCTGGAAGAGTTAATGGATTTGCTCCCTCCATTGGAGACGGAAAATGACCATGTATCAGACTACATCAACACTCCGGTCTATCAGCCACAGCCAGGAGAGGCGGAAGGATTGTCTCCCTATTTTGACTATGGATACATGCCATCTCCATGCAGCAATTTCGGTTTGGGGTGGGGCATTGTCTGA
- the LOC115732764 gene encoding protein NTM1-like 9 isoform X2: MESAEISSVDLPVGFRFRPTEEELVNHYLKLKILGNKMVELIIPEVDVHQLPPWDLPSKINELSSIKSDGDEWFFFCRLQNKYPQSKQTRRSNDYGSWKKTGGTRKIRTLDKRNILGWKKILVFKKSGSPKNAQTNWVLHEYHLNAHLLDTVLTDQSDFVLNHLKKNPDEKGKKNSKTQKTNIGPSNMPKEGIISSWNMPDEVINASISIMLQEGGRSICNTPDEVNNSSCSNATRVTAKSTVPEEILKVGGSIKMVPVKYRHSMFRKLILFLFLL; encoded by the exons ATGGAAAGTGCAGAAATTTCATCAGTCGATCTTCCGGTGGGATTCCGATTCAGACCAACAGAGGAGGAACTTGTCAATCATTACCTGAAGTTGAAGATACTCGGCAACAAAATGGTCGAGCTGATAATTCCCGAGGTTGATGTCCATCAATTGCCACCTTGGGATTTACCCAGCAAGATAAATG AACTATCAAGTATTAAATCAGATGGTGATGAATGGTTCTTCTTCTGCCGTCTGCAAAATAAGTACCCTCAAAGTAAACAGACTAGAAGATCAAATGATTATGGGTCGTGGAAGAAAACTGGTGGAACTCGCAAAATCAGGACGCTAGACAAAAGGAACATATTAGGttggaagaaaattttggttttcaaAAAAAGTGGAAGTCCCAAAAATGCCCAGACCAATTGGGTACTGCATGAATATCACCTAAATGCTCATCTTTTGGACACCGTCCTCACTGACCAG AGTGACTTTGTTCTTAACCACTTGAAGAAAAACCCTGACGAGAAGGgtaagaaaaattcaaagactcAGAAGACCAATATAGGCCCATCTAACATGCCTAAAGAGGGCATCATAAGTAGCTGGAACATGCCCGACGAAGTCATCAACGCAAGTATCTCTATTATGCTTCAAGAAGGTGGCAGAAGTATCTGCAACACGCCTGATGAAGTCAACAACTCAAGTTGCTCCAATGCAACTCGAGTAACTGCCAAAAGCACGGTACCTGAAGAGATTCTGAAGGTTGGAGGGAGCATCAAAATGGTGCCTGTTAAATATCGTCATAGCATGTTTAGGAAACTAatattattcttgtttttgttgtGA
- the LOC115732764 gene encoding protein NTM1-like 9 isoform X1: MESAEISSVDLPVGFRFRPTEEELVNHYLKLKILGNKMVELIIPEVDVHQLPPWDLPSKINELSSIKSDGDEWFFFCRLQNKYPQSKQTRRSNDYGSWKKTGGTRKIRTLDKRNILGWKKILVFKKSGSPKNAQTNWVLHEYHLNAHLLDTVLTDQSDFVLHHLKKNPDKKGKKNSKTQKTNMGPSNMPKEGIISSWNMPDEVINASISIMLQEGSRSICNTPDEFNISSCSNATQVTAKSTVPEEIPKESFVEDVQQPPPPIFTPECNSSGCDFFATPKPPTETGEQLTHDSPYRDLASYFSDYEQLEEILGLLNSDS, from the exons ATGGAAAGTGCAGAAATTTCATCAGTCGATCTTCCGGTGGGATTCCGATTCAGACCAACAGAGGAGGAACTTGTCAATCATTACCTGAAGTTGAAGATACTCGGCAACAAAATGGTCGAGCTGATAATTCCCGAGGTTGATGTCCATCAATTGCCACCTTGGGATTTACCCAGCAAGATAAATG AACTATCAAGTATTAAATCAGATGGTGATGAATGGTTCTTCTTCTGCCGTCTGCAAAATAAGTACCCTCAAAGTAAACAGACTAGAAGATCAAATGATTATGGGTCGTGGAAGAAAACTGGTGGAACTCGCAAAATCAGGACGCTAGACAAAAGGAACATATTAGGttggaagaaaattttggttttcaaAAAAAGTGGAAGTCCCAAAAATGCCCAGACCAATTGGGTACTGCATGAATATCACCTAAATGCTCATCTTTTGGACACCGTCCTCACTGACCAG AGTGACTTTGTTCTTCACCACTTGAAGAAAAACCCTGACAAGAAGGgtaagaaaaattcaaagactcAGAAGACCAATATGGGTCCATCTAACATGCCTAAAGAGGGCATCATAAGTAGCTGGAACATGCCCGATGAAGTCATCAACGCAAGTATCTCTATTATGCTTCAAGAAGGTAGCAGAAGTATCTGCAACACACCCGATGAATTCAACATCTCAAGTTGCTCCAATGCAACTCAAGTAACTGCCAAAAGCACGGTACCTGAAGAGATTCCGAAG GAATCTTTTGTAGAAGATGTACagcaaccaccaccaccaattTTCACACCAGAATGCAACTCATCAGGATGTGATTTCTTTGCAACTCCAAAGCCACCCACAGAGACCGGGGAGCAATTGACTCATGATTCGCCGTATCGGGATTTGGCGTCTTATTTTTCTGATTATGAACAACTAGAGGAGATATTAGGGTTGTTGAACTCAGATAGCTAG